The Meiothermus sp. genome segment AGGGTCAGCCGCTGGATGCAGCTCTGGTACAGATGGGCAAAATTTGTCTGAGTCAAATGGATCAGACCATTGCGCAGGTAAGCACCGAGCCCGCGCGGGAATACTTCATCGAGTGTCGGAAATTGCTAACCGAGGTGTTGCAAACCGTGATGTGAAGTTTGGTTCCAGAGGTTGTACAGCGGCTTCTCGATAAAACCGCCCCCCAGCAGCCTGTCCCCCCGGTACAGCACCACCGACTGGCCGGGGGTAACGGCAAACTGGGGCTCCAGAAGCCGAATCGTCATCCGACCCGGGCTCATCTCCTGCACCGAAGCCGCTACCGCCCTGGTGCGGTAGCGCACCTGTACCTCAAGCTGCGCGGGCAGGTCGGCGGGCTCTACCAGCAGGTTGACCTCGCGGGCCTCGAGCCCCCCCCACAAGCAAGCCTCCCGGGGCCCCACAATCACTTCGTTGGTGGCGGTATTAACCTGCACCACGTAGCGCTCGAGGTGGCTCTTCCACAGGCCCAGGCCCTTTTTCTGGCCCACCGTGTAAAACTGCGCCCCGCTGTGCTCCCCAATCTGCTGGCCCGTTTCCAGGTCGATGAGGGGCCCGGGACGAGCAACTATGTGACCGGCCAGAAAGTCCTTCAGGTCGCCCTGAACAAAGCAAATATTCTGGCTCTCGGGCTTTTTGGCGGTGGGCAGGCCAAACTGCTCGGCCAGGGCCCGCACCTGGGGCTTTTCCAGGTGCCCCACGGGGAAGAGCATGTGGGGGATGGCCTCTTTGGGCGTGCCCCACAGGAAGTAGGTCTGGTCTTTCTTGGGGTCGCCCCGGTACAGCCCGCCGTCCCGGTTAATCACGTAGTGGCCGGTGGCCACGTAGTCGCAGCCCAGCATGCGGGCCTTTTTTAGAAGCGAGTCGAACTTGACCCGGGTGTTGCAGTTTACACAGGGGTTGGGGGTCTGGCCCGCCTGGTAGCCGGCAATAAAAGGGTCAATGATTTTGGCCTGAAACTCTTCGCGGTAATCGAGCAGGTAGAAGGGAATGCCAATGATGTCTGCGACCCGCCGGGCCTCGTAGGCGGCGTCAGGCGAGCAGCAGGTCTCGAAGCAGTCGTCTTGCTTGTTGTCGGGCCAGAAGCGCATCATGGCCCCGATCACCTCGTAGCCCTGGGCTTTAAGCAATGCCGCACTCACGGAGGAATCGACCCCCCCGCTCATGGCCGCCAGTACACGCTTGCTCATAACGATCCGTAGAGCCCCCAGGCTCCCAGAGATTAAGTGTACCTGATGCTTTTAGGAGTTGGTGCACACTTTTTGCCACTAGAATATTTCCAGGTGAAGCATGAAAAGTCTTGTATATCTGATGATTTTGCTCGGTACGGCCCTGGCCCAGGGAGCTTCCCTCGAGAACACCCGCTGGACGCTGGCCGCCTATGCCCAGGGTGGGCGCTTTGTGCAGGTAGGGCCGGAGGTAGGGGCTACGCTCGAGTTTACCCAAAACCGCGTCGGCGGCCAGACCGGCTGCAACAGCTTTGGGGGCAACTATACCCTGGAGGGCGACACCCTGCGCTTTGGCCCCCTGATGCAAACCATGATGGCCTGCCCCGATGAAGCCATTAACCGTTTGGAACGTGCCTACTTGCAGGCCCTGGGGCAGGTGCAGGCCTACAGCCTGGAAGGCAGTGTGCTGCGCATGAAAAACCAGGCCGGCCAGACCCTCTTGATCCTGTCCCAGGCCCGGCCCCAGGCGATTCTCGGTGAGTGGACCGTAACCGCCATCCACAGCGGCAAC includes the following:
- the mnmA gene encoding tRNA 2-thiouridine(34) synthase MnmA; this translates as MSKRVLAAMSGGVDSSVSAALLKAQGYEVIGAMMRFWPDNKQDDCFETCCSPDAAYEARRVADIIGIPFYLLDYREEFQAKIIDPFIAGYQAGQTPNPCVNCNTRVKFDSLLKKARMLGCDYVATGHYVINRDGGLYRGDPKKDQTYFLWGTPKEAIPHMLFPVGHLEKPQVRALAEQFGLPTAKKPESQNICFVQGDLKDFLAGHIVARPGPLIDLETGQQIGEHSGAQFYTVGQKKGLGLWKSHLERYVVQVNTATNEVIVGPREACLWGGLEAREVNLLVEPADLPAQLEVQVRYRTRAVAASVQEMSPGRMTIRLLEPQFAVTPGQSVVLYRGDRLLGGGFIEKPLYNLWNQTSHHGLQHLG
- a CDS encoding META domain-containing protein — protein: MKSLVYLMILLGTALAQGASLENTRWTLAAYAQGGRFVQVGPEVGATLEFTQNRVGGQTGCNSFGGNYTLEGDTLRFGPLMQTMMACPDEAINRLERAYLQALGQVQAYSLEGSVLRMKNQAGQTLLILSQARPQAILGEWTVTAIHSGNAIASVAEGSKPTVGFGQARMAGNTGCNQFSARYSLQNFSLQVGPVASTKRACPSEALARQETALLQALEKVEGFRIVGRRLTLYDAEGKILMNLSR